Genomic window (Homalodisca vitripennis isolate AUS2020 unplaced genomic scaffold, UT_GWSS_2.1 ScUCBcl_657;HRSCAF=3141, whole genome shotgun sequence):
cCTCAGacctttaacaaataaatatcataagtcgctcttgtatgatatattttgaaattagttttaaataacccttttttattcattaaatgaattatttagttttgataatcttattttttaatgaattttcatATAGAAGttgttaaattgtttgatttatttcagtttgtgtgctgttattgttacatttctaattaaatttatattttaaacttgttcatttatagtttatattaatttattaacatgttaaCCTGTTGATGTAGTATATCGCAGTTGAGtctctttttattattactatttatctAGACAAGAATTATAACCACTTGAAATAAGCTGACTTACAAACTAGTTTTGTGCAAAAACTGTGAAGTGAATATAGTTAAAACTTGTATAAGAACTGTATTTCTATTGTTGTAGAGATCAGTGTGGCGAGACACATGAAACATACTCTAATTGGCTTCATGAAGAAAATACTTGCTCAGATTCTCAAGATATTGGTGATTTTGGAAGTTCTCTGATTAAAGACATTTACACATCTATCAAAAAGGCAGAATATGATTTAGCCAATCCATCAGATTACCCTCCCCACTACAGTCCTCAGGAGGGAGAAGAGTTTGATTTCATCATTGTTGGTTCCGGCTCAGCGGGGGCTGTCATTGCCAACCGCTTGTCTGAGATCTCAGAGTGGAACATACTCCTTCTTGAAGCTGGTGGTAACCCTACAAAAACTACTGAGATACCCAGTGTTTACATGGCACTTTCTAAGTCTGAGTTGGATTGGCAGTACCAAACAGATCAGTCTGAGGATAACTGTCTCGGGATGGTAAACAATAGTTGTAATATGCCAAGAGGAAAAGTGCTTGGAGGCACAAGTGCGATTAATGGGAATATGTATGTTAGAGGAAACTGGAGAGATTTTGATTCATGGGCAGCTGCAGGAAATGAAGGCTGGGATTatgaaaatgttctaaaatatttcaaaaaatcagaaaacattaaatcaaaagAGGTTCTGCAAACTTCTAATTATCAAAATTACCATGGAGAAAATGGATTTTTAACAGTAGATTCATTTAATGATTATGGATTAGATGGTTTAATTAGTGGATTTGCGGAAGGAATGAAAGAACTTGGATATGATACTAATATGGATGTAAATGGAGAATCCCAAACTGGGTTTGCAAAAGTACAAGGAACAATTATTAATGGAAAACGTTGCAGTACTGCTAAAGCTTTTTTAAGTCCAATTAAGGACAGAACAAATctgaaaatttctaaaaactCTTTAGTGACCAAGCTAATTATGGGTAAAACTACTAAGACAGCACATGGGGTGACATTTTTGGATAAACAAGGTAAAGAGATCCAAGTCAGAGCAAGAAAAGAAGTCATTATTTCTGCTGGTGCTATAAACTCTCCACAGCTTCTAATGTTATCAGGAATTGGACCCAGAAAACACTTAGAAGAGTTGGGCATTGAGGTGATCCAAGATTTGCCTGTAGGTGAGAAACTACATGATCACATGATAATGGTAGGACTTGTGTTGTCTTTTAATTACACAAGAGAAATCAAGTCAATTACTGATCATATGTATGACTTTCTGAAAACAAGTAACAGCAAATTATCAAGTATAGGTATGTTGGGGTACTCaacttttataaatacacttgaaaacaaaattgattttccGGATATGCAGATACAACATGGTAACTTTGAAGTTAATGATGTAAAATCACTTGCTTTAATTTTAGATCGTTTGGGTCTTAGGGAAGAAATAAGTAAGCAGTATCATGAAATCAATTCTAAGAGATACATTGTACTGTTACTACCAACATTGCTTAGACCGGCCAGCACAGGTAAGATATTGCTGTCATCTACAGATCCCACTGACAAACCACAAATCATAACAGGATTCCTATCAAACGATGATGATTTTGAAACACTTTTGCGCACAACTGagttcatttcaaaattttcctcAACAAAAGCAATGAGGAAACTAGACACACAGTTCCATGAGATAGCTCCACCTGCTTGTACAGTTCATCCTTTATCATCAAGAGAATTTAGGAAGTGTGCACTAAGACATCTCACATCGACCTGCTGGCATCAGACGTCCACATGCAAAATGGGATCTGAAAAAGACCCCACTGCGG
Coding sequences:
- the LOC124370910 gene encoding glucose dehydrogenase [FAD, quinone]-like encodes the protein MFCVSLAVLLFCCTICYCAVDQCGETHETYSNWLHEENTCSDSQDIGDFGSSLIKDIYTSIKKAEYDLANPSDYPPHYSPQEGEEFDFIIVGSGSAGAVIANRLSEISEWNILLLEAGGNPTKTTEIPSVYMALSKSELDWQYQTDQSEDNCLGMVNNSCNMPRGKVLGGTSAINGNMYVRGNWRDFDSWAAAGNEGWDYENVLKYFKKSENIKSKEVLQTSNYQNYHGENGFLTVDSFNDYGLDGLISGFAEGMKELGYDTNMDVNGESQTGFAKVQGTIINGKRCSTAKAFLSPIKDRTNLKISKNSLVTKLIMGKTTKTAHGVTFLDKQGKEIQVRARKEVIISAGAINSPQLLMLSGIGPRKHLEELGIEVIQDLPVGEKLHDHMIMVGLVLSFNYTREIKSITDHMYDFLKTSNSKLSSIGMLGYSTFINTLENKIDFPDMQIQHGNFEVNDVKSLALILDRLGLREEISKQYHEINSKRYIVLLLPTLLRPASTGKILLSSTDPTDKPQIITGFLSNDDDFETLLRTTEFISKFSSTKAMRKLDTQFHEIAPPACTVHPLSSREFRKCALRHLTSTCWHQTSTCKMGSEKDPTAVVNPQLQVRGVRQLRVADASIMPSVVSGNTNAAVIMIGEKAADLIKESWL